One Labrus mixtus chromosome 12, fLabMix1.1, whole genome shotgun sequence DNA segment encodes these proteins:
- the LOC132985300 gene encoding zinc finger protein 420-like has protein sequence MSGFQDVTDSSGRRLRDLSGQTSTCGYEEEIHRQRKLLDVILTPEIKLQRTDAQQLLVSKEELPPEQPEWNPSLDQEDTKPPQIKEEQEELWSSREGEQLQGLEQVDTADFPFNLVIVKSEDDEEKPQSSQLHQRQTEHMETGADGEDCGGAEPDRYSDAERHLPPETEVETEVSSEPETDDSCDWKETREHQSGLNSVETIKKKRPKTDKKSHSYSEHSKTLKNIKCLTGHTGIYTGEKPFSCSDCGKMFNQKWNLTQHMFVHTGEKPFSCSVCRKQFNQKSNLTHHMARHSEKKLYSCSVCERGFCWPYELKRHKCVGSQASVFHQNQTDEKRVEETGADGEDCGRSEQAPDSDNPERHLQPETEIKTDDSSEAETEDDVDDWKTREKNLGIDGVKIITNKRLKIDKKSNSCSDCGKTLKNIHDLAQHMIIHKEQKLLGCSVCSKKFHRRWQLTEHMLVHTKEKPFSCSVCSRRFNHKSTLKLHMARHTGVKPISCSFCDQRFFWPSQLKKHNCVGGENWKATREHQSSLNSEETIKDHRSRSDQKSHDCSECTKTFRKRCDLTRHMRIHRGEKPFSCSDCGRKFNQKGNLTTHMQLHTGEKPFSCSFCSKRFNQKESLLRHMLVHTGEKPFSCSDCGESFRLKVSLAQHMFVHTGEKPFCCSECGKGFMRKSNLTIHMAQHTGEKPFCCSECGKRFKHKTSQKIHMAHHRGEKPFGCSVCDQRFSWPKQLKRHKCVGGQVSQLHSDQTEGIEREETGADGEDCGIAEPAGSTVPEKHLQTVIQVKIEDSYEPETQDREEYWTESREHLSGLFPVENFKNKEPESDKKSHCCSVCGKAFKQKNNLTRHLRIHTGDRPFSCSVCNKRFYHKQHVTTHMFIHTGEKPFSCSLCTEKFSRKDSLSAHMFVHSGEKPFSCSVCSKGFNRKFSLKIHMACHRGEEHFSCSWCGTRFNDKVNLTKHMLIHTGEKPVSLSDCGNSDPETHLQQEIEVKTEDSFEID, from the exons ATGTCCGGGTTTCAGGATGTTACAGATTCATCAGGACGACGGCTGAGAGACCTGTCAggacaaacatcaacatgtggATACGAAGAGGAGATCCACCGCCAAAGAAAACTGCTGGATGTGATTTTAACACCTGAAATCAAGCTGCAGAGAACAG ATGCCCAGCAGCTATTGGTTAGTAAAGAAGAGCTTCCCCCTGAGCAGCCGGAGTGGAACCCCagtctggaccaggaggacactaagcCACCACAAATtaaagaggaacaggaggaactgtggagcagtagagagggagagcagcttcaaggactggagCAGGTTGATACCGCTGATTTCCCCTTTAACCTTGTCATTGtaaagagtgaagatgatgaagagaaacctcagtcctcacagcttcaccagagacaaactgaacacatggaaacaggagctgatggagaggactgtggaggagcagaaccagataGGTACTCGGATGCAGAAAGACATTTACCCCCAGAGACTGAGGTCGAGACTGAAGTCTCTTCTGAAcctgagactgatgacagtTGTGATTGGAAGGAGACCAGAGAACATCAGTCTGGTCTAAACTCAGTGGAAACCATTAAGAAAAAGAGACCAAAGACTGATAAAAAATCACATAGCTACTCTGAGCActctaaaacattaaaaaatataaagtgtcttACCGGACACACAGgaatttacacaggagagaaaccattcagCTGCTCCGATTGTGGTAAAATGTTTAATCAGAAATGGAATCTGACCCAACACATGTTTgtacacacaggagagaaacccttcagctgctctgtttgtcgtAAACAATTTAACCAAAAGTCTAATTTGACACATCACATGGCACGTCACTCTGAAAAGAAACTGTACAGCTGCAGTGTTTGTGAAAGAGGATTCTGTTGGCCCTATGAGTTGAAAAGACACAAGTGTGTTGGAAGTCAGGCATCAGTGTTTCATCAAAACCAAACTGATGAGAAAAGAGTTGAAGAAACAGGAGcagatggagaggactgtggaagATCAGAACAAGCCCCGGACTCAGATAatccagagagacatttacaaccagagactgagaTCAAGACTGATGACTCTTCTGAAGCTGAGACTGAAGACGACGTTGATGATTGGAAGACTAGAGAAAAAAACTTGGGTATAGATGGTGTAAAAATCATTACAAATAAGAGACTCAAGATTGATAAGAAATCAAATAGCTGCTCTGACTGtggtaaaacattaaaaaatatacatgaTCTTGCCCAACACATGATAATCCACAAAGAACAGAAACTATTGGGCTGCTCTGTTTGTAGTAAAAAATTTCACCGAAGATGGCAACTGACTGAACACATGTTGGTTCACACAAAAGAGAAacctttcagctgctctgtttgcagtagaAGATTTAACCATAAGTCAACTCTGAAACTTCACATGGCACGTCACACAGGAGTGAAACCAATCAGCTGCAGTTTTTGCGACCAAAGATTCTTTTGGCCctctcagttaaaaaaacacaattgtgTTGGGGGCGAAAATTGGAAGGCAACCAGGGAACATCAATCAAGTTTAAACTCTGAAGAAACCATAAAGGATCATAGATCAAGGAGTGATCAGAAATCCCATGACTGCTCTGAGTGTACTAAGACATTCAGAAAAAGATGTGATCTGACTAGACACATGAGAattcacagaggagagaaacccttcagttgCTCTGACTGTGGTAGAAAATTTAACCAAAAAGGAAATCTAACCACACATATGCAacttcacacaggagagaaacctttCAGCTGCTCCTTTTGCAGTAAAAGATTCAACCAAAAAGAAAGCCTGCTCAGACATATGTTAGTTCACACAGGGGAGAAACCgttcagctgctctgattgtGGTGAAAGTTTTCGCCTCAAAGTAAGTCTGGCCCAACACATGTTTGTTCACACGGGAGAGAAACCCTTCTGCTGCTCTGAATGCGGTAAAGGATTTATGCGAAAGTCTAATCTGACAATTCACATGGCACAGCACACAGGCGAGAAACCCttctgctgctctgagtgtggtaagaGATTTAAACATAAAACTAGTCAAAAGATTCACATGGCAcatcacagaggagagaaaccctttGGCTGCTCTGTTTGTGACCAAAGATTCTCTTGGCCCAAAcagttaaaaagacacaaatgtgTTGGAGGTCAGGTTTCACAGCTTCATTCAGACCAAACTGAGGGGATAGAAAGGGAAGaaacaggagctgatggagaggactgtggaatAGCAGAACCAGCCGGGAGCACAGTTccagagaaacatttacaaacagtgATTCAGGTCAAGATTGAAGACTCTTATGAACCTGAGACTCAAGACAGAGAGGAGTATTGGACGGAGAGCAGAGAACATCTGTCAGGTTTATTCCCTGtggaaaactttaaaaataaggAACCAGAGAGTGATAAGAAATCGCATTGCTGCTCTGTATGCGGTAAAGCgtttaaacagaaaaataatcttACCAGACACCTTAGAATTCACACAGGTGATAGACCATTCAGCTGCTCAGTTTGCAATAAAAGATTTTATCACAAACAGCATGTGACGACACACATGTTCATccacactggagagaaacccttcagctgctctcttTGCACTGAAAAATTTTCCCGAAAAGACAGTTTATCTGCACATATGTTTGTCCActcaggagagaaaccctttagctgctctgtttgcagtaaaggTTTTAACCGAAAGTTTAGTCTAAAAATTCACATGGCATGTCACAGAGGGGAGGAACACTTCAGCTGCTCTTGGTGTGGCACAAGATTCAACGATAAAGTAAATCTGACTAAGCATATGTTAattcacactggagagaaacccGTCAGCCTCTCTGATTGTGGTAACTCAGAtccagagacacatttacaacaAGAGATTGAGGTCAAGACTGAAGACTCTTTTGAAATAGACTga